One Pseudodesulfovibrio cashew DNA window includes the following coding sequences:
- a CDS encoding protein kinase domain-containing protein has protein sequence MKIGRYEIRGLLGRGGMGAVYKAAMPVTGRIVALKVLRPAEIMEDLVGMEALTSMFLKEAATMASISHANIASVLDVHDGADGSPAHFTMEYFCGNLGVLMGETYEVEAPSRRLGVEASLQLAREMLRGLDRLHYEGIVHRDVKPFNVMLAEDEGGVGHVKLIDFGLSKLRGEPTPGPKGMVVGSPYYTAPEQEADPEAADARSDIFSVGITLYRMLTGCLPTEDPAARRPVCELHPDLDCAWDDMFAQALAPDPAGRYPDAMTMIAALDSLEAKWRDQKDAVCSGVDLLLEPERHAPDWTPRDVPIKVPLKAARERFALDELWRPTEYGQGDFLDHYDGTVLDRATGLIWEKYGSRYPLTWERAHQHVARLNKHAYGNRTDWRLPTVEELTTLFTGRTEPGDFCQQSAFDPRKARLWSADTKAFSAAWYADAELGFVWWQDRTCRFFARAVCGQ, from the coding sequence ATGAAGATAGGACGTTACGAAATACGCGGACTGCTTGGGCGCGGCGGCATGGGTGCGGTCTACAAGGCGGCCATGCCCGTCACCGGACGAATCGTGGCCCTCAAGGTGCTCAGGCCGGCCGAGATCATGGAAGATCTGGTGGGCATGGAGGCCCTGACCTCCATGTTCCTCAAGGAGGCCGCTACCATGGCCTCCATCTCCCACGCCAACATCGCCTCCGTGCTCGACGTGCACGACGGTGCGGACGGCTCTCCGGCCCACTTCACCATGGAATACTTCTGCGGCAACCTCGGCGTGCTCATGGGCGAGACCTACGAGGTTGAGGCCCCGTCCCGTCGTCTGGGCGTGGAGGCTTCCCTCCAGCTCGCCCGCGAGATGCTGCGGGGCCTGGATAGGCTGCATTACGAAGGCATCGTCCACCGTGACGTCAAGCCGTTCAACGTCATGCTCGCCGAGGACGAGGGCGGCGTGGGCCATGTCAAGCTCATCGACTTCGGCCTGTCCAAACTGCGCGGCGAACCCACCCCCGGCCCCAAGGGCATGGTCGTGGGCTCCCCGTACTACACCGCCCCGGAACAGGAGGCCGATCCCGAGGCCGCCGACGCCCGTTCCGACATTTTTTCCGTGGGCATCACACTCTACCGCATGCTCACCGGCTGCCTTCCCACCGAGGACCCTGCAGCGCGCCGACCAGTCTGCGAACTCCACCCCGACCTGGACTGCGCCTGGGACGACATGTTTGCCCAGGCCCTGGCCCCGGACCCCGCCGGTCGCTACCCGGACGCCATGACCATGATCGCTGCTCTGGACTCGCTCGAAGCCAAGTGGCGCGATCAGAAGGACGCCGTCTGCTCCGGCGTGGACCTGCTCCTCGAACCCGAGCGCCATGCCCCGGACTGGACCCCGCGCGACGTCCCGATCAAGGTACCCCTCAAGGCTGCCCGCGAACGCTTCGCCCTCGACGAGCTCTGGCGGCCTACCGAATACGGCCAGGGCGATTTCCTCGATCACTACGACGGCACCGTGCTCGACCGCGCCACCGGCCTGATCTGGGAAAAGTACGGCTCCCGCTATCCTCTCACCTGGGAACGCGCACACCAGCACGTGGCCCGGCTCAACAAGCACGCCTACGGCAACCGCACCGACTGGCGGCTGCCCACCGTGGAGGAGCTCACGACCCTCTTCACCGGCCGCACCGAACCCGGCGACTTCTGCCAGCAGTCCGCCTTCGATCCGCGCAAGGCCAGGCTTTGGAGCGCCGACACCAAGGCCTTCAGCGCCGCCTGGTATGCCGACGCCGAGCTCGGTTTCGTCTGGTGGCAGGACCGCACCTGCCGCTTCTTCGCCCGCGCCGTCTGCGGCCAATAG
- the rlmN gene encoding 23S rRNA (adenine(2503)-C(2))-methyltransferase RlmN yields the protein MQNLIELNKNDLEAFVAGDLKLPRFRAEQIWQWLWQKRVRDIDGMTNLSKPLREQLKSMADIIWPDIAKVQQSKDGTIKFLLRMTDGALIETVLIPMQDRYSQCLSTQVGCAMACTFCNTGKLGFERNLTYGEIMGQILVGRQYLEDLGMNPLKNLVFMGMGEPLLNLDTLLKVLNDLPCERGLSLSWRRSMVSTVGFPDKLRILGDLEVALPAISLHAPTQELRAKIMPKAAKVHLDDLMNCLNSYPMRPRERITFEYLLLKDVNDSLEHADQLAKLIDRKKGKINLIAYNATEGMPYQAPDRERVEAFEKRLWKHGLTAFIRRSMGSDIKAACGQLKAGEQA from the coding sequence ATGCAAAACCTCATCGAGCTGAACAAGAACGACCTCGAAGCCTTTGTGGCCGGGGACCTGAAACTCCCCCGATTCCGGGCGGAGCAGATCTGGCAGTGGCTGTGGCAGAAGCGCGTCCGTGACATCGACGGCATGACCAACCTCTCCAAGCCGCTGCGCGAACAGCTCAAATCCATGGCCGACATCATCTGGCCGGATATCGCCAAGGTCCAGCAGTCCAAGGACGGCACCATCAAATTTCTGCTGCGCATGACCGACGGCGCGCTCATCGAGACCGTGCTCATCCCCATGCAGGACCGCTACTCCCAGTGCCTCTCCACCCAGGTGGGCTGCGCCATGGCCTGCACCTTTTGCAACACGGGCAAGCTCGGCTTCGAACGCAACCTGACCTACGGCGAAATCATGGGCCAGATCCTGGTGGGTCGCCAATACCTGGAAGACCTGGGCATGAACCCGCTCAAGAACCTCGTGTTCATGGGCATGGGCGAGCCGCTGCTCAACCTCGACACGCTCCTCAAGGTCCTCAACGACCTGCCCTGCGAGCGCGGCCTCTCCCTGTCCTGGCGACGCTCCATGGTCTCCACCGTGGGCTTCCCCGACAAGCTCCGCATTCTCGGCGATCTCGAGGTCGCCCTGCCCGCCATATCCCTGCACGCCCCCACCCAGGAGCTGCGCGCCAAGATCATGCCCAAGGCCGCCAAGGTCCACCTCGACGACCTCATGAACTGCCTCAACAGCTACCCCATGCGCCCGCGCGAGCGAATCACCTTCGAATACCTGCTACTCAAGGACGTCAACGACTCCCTTGAGCACGCGGACCAGCTCGCCAAGCTCATCGACCGCAAAAAGGGCAAGATCAATCTCATCGCCTACAACGCAACCGAAGGCATGCCCTACCAGGCACCCGACCGCGAACGCGTCGAAGCCTTCGAGAAACGCCTCTGGAAACACGGCCTCACCGCCTTCATCCGACGCTCCATGGGCTCCGACATCAAAGCCGCCTGCGGCCAGCTGAAAGCGGGCGAGCAGGCGTAA
- a CDS encoding NADH:flavin oxidoreductase has product MPTVTTPITIRGNIIRNRIAMLPMVTFSFKGGGDAYYGKQHVEHYTNAARAGAGLIILQSTNVVGVERGEGMWTAGSLEALRAIARNATAQGATVMMQLAGGSDADGDINDWSTADVLDRQRALKMAAVKAAELGFHGVEYHFAHGFTLCRFMDAAYNQRTDEFGGSLENRLRIVTDILPEVREQVPDNFIISARMGEFVPTAEDGAAAAVHLERCGIDLLDVSFGMRMPEGPVPEGFEFSPVTHSGYAIKRVVSIPVIGVYGIRTPGQARRLVEGGYADMAGVGRAMLADPGFASAVLDGTPYRQCLACKRCFWFTDHTLCPAGKLPETL; this is encoded by the coding sequence ATGCCGACAGTCACGACGCCCATTACAATACGGGGGAATATCATCAGGAACCGAATCGCCATGCTGCCCATGGTAACCTTTTCCTTCAAGGGGGGCGGGGATGCCTACTACGGGAAGCAGCACGTGGAACACTACACCAATGCAGCGCGGGCCGGAGCAGGGTTGATCATCCTGCAATCCACCAACGTGGTCGGCGTGGAGCGTGGGGAGGGCATGTGGACCGCCGGGAGCCTAGAGGCGTTGCGCGCCATCGCCAGGAACGCCACGGCTCAAGGAGCCACGGTCATGATGCAGCTGGCTGGCGGTTCCGACGCGGACGGGGACATCAACGACTGGTCCACCGCCGACGTGCTGGACCGGCAGCGCGCCCTGAAGATGGCAGCAGTCAAGGCGGCCGAACTGGGCTTCCATGGAGTGGAGTATCATTTTGCCCATGGGTTCACCCTCTGCCGGTTCATGGACGCGGCCTATAATCAGCGGACCGACGAGTTCGGCGGTTCCCTGGAAAATCGGCTCAGGATCGTGACGGACATCCTTCCGGAAGTACGGGAGCAGGTGCCGGACAACTTTATTATTTCCGCAAGGATGGGGGAGTTTGTTCCCACCGCAGAGGACGGAGCGGCTGCGGCGGTCCATCTGGAGCGGTGCGGCATTGATCTGCTGGATGTATCCTTTGGGATGCGTATGCCGGAGGGGCCGGTGCCGGAAGGGTTCGAGTTCTCTCCGGTGACTCATTCGGGGTACGCAATCAAGCGGGTTGTCTCCATTCCGGTCATCGGCGTTTACGGCATCCGTACGCCGGGCCAGGCGCGGAGACTGGTGGAGGGCGGCTATGCGGACATGGCGGGCGTCGGCAGGGCCATGCTCGCCGACCCCGGGTTCGCCTCCGCCGTGCTTGACGGCACGCCTTACCGGCAATGCCTGGCGTGCAAGCGATGTTTCTGGTTTACGGACCACACCCTGTGTCCGGCGGGCAAGTTGCCCGAGACGCTGTGA
- a CDS encoding PA2778 family cysteine peptidase, whose protein sequence is MTTQRPRSVRKGAAGLLFLLLTVMTTAGCALHPGGELTLPQDGPPRVVVHDVPFYAQEEYQCGPATLAMALGWSGVRVTPDALKAEVYTPSEKGSLQSAMVAAARRHGRMAYVLRGRDFLLDELAAGNPVILLQNLGLSWYPVWHYAVAVGYDRDEDAVLLHTGTMRSRYYPLGLLDRTWARSGYWGLLVLPPARMPAFVEETPWLKGAVGLERAGRTREALAAYEVATAKWPGSYDAWMGVGNSRYALGRDELSAKAFGRAVAIRPDNGIAYNNLANVLARLGRREEAVAAAEKAVACGGPHIEVFRKTLSEIRQP, encoded by the coding sequence ATGACGACCCAAAGACCGCGCAGTGTCCGCAAGGGCGCTGCCGGTCTCCTTTTTCTTCTGCTCACCGTGATGACCACGGCGGGGTGCGCCCTGCATCCGGGCGGCGAGCTGACCCTTCCGCAGGACGGCCCGCCGCGAGTCGTGGTGCATGACGTGCCTTTTTATGCCCAGGAAGAGTATCAGTGTGGTCCGGCCACGCTGGCCATGGCCCTGGGCTGGAGCGGCGTGCGCGTCACCCCGGACGCGCTGAAGGCGGAGGTATACACCCCGTCCGAGAAGGGGAGCCTGCAAAGCGCCATGGTCGCGGCGGCCAGGCGGCACGGGCGCATGGCCTATGTGCTCAGGGGCAGGGATTTCCTGCTGGACGAGTTGGCGGCGGGCAATCCGGTCATCTTGCTGCAAAACCTCGGGCTGTCGTGGTATCCGGTGTGGCATTATGCCGTGGCCGTGGGCTACGACAGGGATGAGGACGCGGTGCTGCTGCACACCGGTACCATGCGAAGTCGCTATTATCCGCTGGGCCTCCTGGACAGGACCTGGGCCCGGAGCGGATATTGGGGGCTGCTGGTCCTGCCGCCCGCGAGGATGCCCGCATTCGTGGAAGAGACGCCGTGGCTCAAGGGCGCGGTGGGCCTGGAGAGGGCCGGGCGGACGCGTGAGGCCCTGGCTGCTTACGAGGTCGCAACCGCGAAGTGGCCAGGGAGCTATGACGCCTGGATGGGCGTGGGCAACAGCCGGTATGCGCTCGGGCGGGACGAACTGTCCGCCAAAGCCTTCGGGCGGGCCGTGGCGATCAGGCCCGACAACGGTATCGCCTACAACAACCTCGCCAATGTGCTGGCCCGGCTGGGCAGAAGGGAAGAGGCCGTGGCCGCCGCCGAAAAGGCCGTGGCCTGCGGCGGACCGCACATCGAGGTCTTCAGGAAGACGCTCTCCGAAATCCGTCAGCCGTAA
- a CDS encoding periplasmic heavy metal sensor translates to MKRFTALVFGLAMLLVGSMAFAQMGYGHGYHMGGQGYAQDGRGYPAGQTGGWGLSKEQQQAYQTIAEKYRPQLVDLTNKLWARRALLNAELAQEKIDRKKVTALAGETGDLMKQCHMLQVEMQADMREQGLPYYGMGMMHGGYGMMGGGMGYMHGGMMGGNWGSGMRGSGMMQ, encoded by the coding sequence ATGAAACGGTTCACGGCATTGGTTTTCGGATTGGCAATGCTCCTTGTCGGAAGCATGGCATTTGCCCAGATGGGCTATGGACACGGCTACCACATGGGCGGCCAGGGATACGCACAGGATGGCAGAGGCTACCCAGCCGGACAGACGGGCGGCTGGGGCCTGTCCAAGGAGCAGCAGCAGGCCTACCAGACCATTGCGGAGAAATACCGTCCGCAGCTGGTTGACCTGACCAACAAGCTGTGGGCCAGGCGCGCCCTGCTCAACGCCGAGTTGGCCCAGGAAAAGATCGATAGGAAGAAGGTCACGGCCCTGGCAGGGGAAACCGGTGACTTGATGAAGCAGTGCCACATGCTCCAGGTGGAGATGCAGGCGGACATGCGCGAGCAGGGCCTGCCCTACTACGGCATGGGCATGATGCACGGCGGTTACGGCATGATGGGCGGCGGCATGGGCTACATGCACGGCGGCATGATGGGCGGCAACTGGGGCAGCGGCATGCGTGGATCGGGAATGATGCAATAA
- a CDS encoding LysE family translocator, which translates to MTFTAWISLFAICLLGAMFPGPSLAVVVKNTLGGGKVNGVLTAWAHAMGIAGYAIVTLFGLTIVLKQSPTLFKAISIAGALYIAWLGVQALRTKGGIAAKLASGEKASYMESIRDGAMISVLNPKIGLFFIALFSQFIDPGVGRNGQLVTVMTPFVTDGLWYTTIVLILSNTIILDKLREKAHVIDKVTGVIFLLVAARIVFTA; encoded by the coding sequence ATGACTTTTACCGCGTGGATTTCCCTGTTTGCCATCTGCCTGCTGGGGGCGATGTTCCCCGGCCCGAGCCTGGCCGTGGTGGTAAAGAACACCCTCGGCGGCGGCAAGGTCAACGGTGTGCTCACGGCCTGGGCCCACGCCATGGGCATCGCCGGATACGCCATCGTCACCCTGTTCGGCCTGACCATCGTGCTGAAGCAGTCGCCCACCCTGTTCAAGGCCATCTCCATCGCCGGGGCGCTCTACATCGCCTGGCTCGGAGTTCAGGCCCTGCGCACCAAGGGAGGCATTGCCGCCAAGCTGGCTTCGGGAGAAAAGGCAAGCTACATGGAATCCATACGGGACGGAGCCATGATTTCGGTCCTCAATCCCAAGATCGGCCTGTTCTTCATCGCGTTGTTCAGCCAGTTCATCGATCCGGGCGTGGGCAGGAACGGCCAACTCGTCACGGTCATGACCCCGTTTGTCACCGACGGGCTGTGGTACACGACCATCGTCCTCATTCTTTCCAACACGATCATCCTCGACAAGCTGCGAGAAAAGGCCCACGTCATCGACAAGGTGACCGGCGTGATCTTCCTGCTGGTCGCCGCCAGGATCGTGTTCACGGCGTAG
- a CDS encoding portal protein, whose amino-acid sequence MRQKHDNAKQELARSLLARFEGLEETRQPWVSSWQELTEYMLPRKNSFASGGLTRGRSGDERIFDSTPMHALELLASSLGGLLTNPAIPWFDIRAKDRRTGDDKTARDFLEQARERIAALFNSEDTGFQSNVHELYLDVALLGTAVMYVEADPETVVRFSTRPLGEIYAAESARGVVDTVYRRYEIPARQAAREWTATCSDELRRKGTDSPDEKVTILHAVFPRLDRDPFAMGAANFPYASVYVETATETVLENSGYLEMPYLVPRWAKAAGEIYGRGPGQTALSDTRVLNAMARTALMAAEKMSDPPLMVPDDGFLGPVRSGPGGLSYYRAGSGDRIEALPVRVDLAATERMMQQRRDSIRRIFLGDQLTPEGPAVSATEAVIRQSEKMRALGPVLGRLQTEFLSPLIKRVFRIMLRAGQLPPFPEGLTPDDVEVRYTSPVARAQKQYQAQALPQVMQHLAPLVGTGDPFGIMDNFDTDRVARHAADLFGTPADYVKPEPEVAETRNRKAQDQSQAQATAQTAGAVAQMAALAKTLSEASTERPSLLTEVLTLLKNGGLQAFADGTPQQTAQPPQQPGPPEPGNTEVRHGA is encoded by the coding sequence ATGCGACAGAAACACGACAACGCAAAACAGGAACTGGCTCGCTCCCTGCTTGCACGGTTTGAGGGCCTGGAAGAGACGCGGCAGCCCTGGGTGTCTTCCTGGCAGGAGCTCACGGAGTACATGCTGCCCCGCAAGAACTCCTTCGCCTCGGGCGGGCTGACCCGCGGGCGCTCCGGCGACGAACGGATCTTTGACTCCACGCCCATGCACGCCCTGGAGCTGCTGGCATCGTCTCTGGGCGGGCTGCTGACCAACCCGGCCATACCCTGGTTCGACATCCGCGCAAAGGACAGGCGAACCGGCGACGACAAAACGGCCCGCGACTTCCTGGAACAGGCCAGGGAGCGCATCGCGGCCCTGTTCAACTCCGAGGACACGGGCTTCCAGTCCAATGTCCACGAGCTCTACCTGGACGTGGCCCTGCTCGGCACGGCGGTCATGTACGTGGAGGCCGACCCCGAGACCGTGGTCCGCTTCTCCACCCGGCCCCTGGGCGAGATCTACGCTGCCGAGTCCGCGCGGGGCGTGGTGGACACCGTGTACCGCCGCTACGAGATCCCGGCCAGGCAGGCCGCGCGCGAGTGGACGGCCACCTGCTCGGACGAGCTGCGGCGCAAGGGCACGGACAGCCCGGACGAGAAAGTCACGATCCTGCACGCGGTCTTTCCCCGCCTGGACCGCGACCCCTTCGCCATGGGCGCGGCCAACTTCCCCTATGCCTCGGTATACGTGGAGACGGCCACCGAGACCGTGCTGGAGAACTCCGGCTACCTGGAGATGCCCTACCTGGTCCCTCGCTGGGCCAAGGCCGCGGGCGAGATATACGGACGGGGGCCGGGCCAGACCGCGCTCTCGGATACCCGCGTGCTCAACGCCATGGCCCGCACCGCGCTCATGGCCGCCGAGAAGATGTCGGACCCGCCGCTCATGGTGCCGGACGACGGCTTCCTCGGCCCGGTCCGCTCGGGCCCGGGCGGCCTGTCCTATTACCGGGCCGGGTCCGGTGACCGCATCGAGGCCCTGCCCGTGCGCGTGGACCTGGCCGCCACCGAGCGGATGATGCAGCAGCGGCGCGACTCCATCCGGCGCATCTTCCTGGGCGACCAGCTCACCCCGGAGGGACCGGCGGTATCGGCCACCGAGGCGGTCATCCGCCAGAGCGAAAAAATGCGCGCCCTGGGCCCGGTCCTCGGCAGGCTCCAGACCGAGTTCCTCAGCCCGCTCATAAAGAGGGTCTTCCGGATCATGCTCCGGGCCGGGCAACTGCCACCCTTCCCTGAGGGACTGACCCCGGACGACGTTGAGGTCCGCTACACCTCGCCCGTGGCGCGGGCGCAGAAGCAGTATCAGGCCCAGGCCCTGCCCCAGGTCATGCAGCACCTGGCCCCGCTGGTGGGCACGGGCGATCCCTTCGGGATCATGGACAACTTCGACACCGACCGGGTGGCCCGCCACGCTGCCGACCTCTTCGGCACCCCCGCCGACTACGTCAAGCCAGAGCCCGAGGTTGCCGAAACGAGGAATCGCAAGGCCCAGGACCAGTCCCAGGCGCAGGCAACGGCGCAGACCGCCGGGGCCGTGGCCCAGATGGCCGCCTTGGCCAAGACCCTGTCCGAGGCATCCACCGAGCGACCCAGCCTGCTCACCGAGGTGCTGACCCTGCTCAAGAACGGCGGGCTCCAGGCCTTTGCGGACGGAACACCGCAACAGACAGCCCAACCGCCGCAACAGCCCGGTCCGCCAGAGCCCGGCAACACGGAGGTTCGCCATGGAGCGTAA
- a CDS encoding DMT family transporter, whose product MILTRISALLPDDSRDKGRLAALGGGLLISFDPVFIRLSGTGGFDTAFLFGLFTAISMFLLIRMTDERGVLGVLRDGGWPLVVSGLLILGSASTFVLSVKHTAVANTMIILSGRPVLTALASWIFLRERTSKALWLAIVGVIAGIFIVVSGSLESGNVLGDGLALITVTCLGLNGTLWRRYKSISRLAVVGLGGLFIALVMFVPAAPSDFSPATWLVMAAMGLGSAPLGRVLNAVSSRYIPAAEMATIALSSAVLAPGWVFLIFAEQPSAATLLGGTVVLGSIFSYIVMTRQRA is encoded by the coding sequence ATGATCCTGACCAGAATATCCGCACTGCTTCCCGACGACTCGCGGGACAAGGGGAGGCTGGCCGCTCTCGGGGGCGGCCTGCTTATCAGCTTCGATCCCGTGTTCATTCGGTTGTCTGGAACGGGCGGCTTCGACACCGCGTTTCTGTTCGGCCTGTTTACGGCCATATCCATGTTTCTGCTCATCCGGATGACGGATGAGCGGGGTGTGCTCGGAGTGTTACGGGATGGCGGCTGGCCGCTGGTGGTGTCGGGCCTGCTCATCCTGGGCAGTGCGTCCACCTTCGTGTTGAGCGTCAAGCACACCGCCGTGGCCAACACCATGATCATCCTGAGCGGGCGGCCCGTGCTCACGGCCCTGGCATCATGGATCTTCCTGAGGGAGCGCACTTCCAAGGCGCTGTGGCTGGCCATCGTCGGGGTGATCGCCGGGATTTTCATCGTGGTGTCGGGATCTCTGGAGTCGGGCAACGTCCTTGGCGACGGCCTTGCCCTTATCACCGTGACCTGCCTTGGTTTGAACGGGACCCTGTGGCGGCGCTACAAGTCCATCAGTCGGTTGGCCGTGGTTGGCCTGGGCGGTCTGTTCATTGCGCTGGTCATGTTCGTACCTGCGGCTCCGTCCGACTTCTCTCCCGCCACCTGGCTGGTCATGGCGGCCATGGGCTTGGGCTCCGCCCCGCTGGGCCGGGTGCTGAACGCGGTCTCTTCCCGCTATATCCCCGCCGCCGAGATGGCCACCATCGCCCTGTCCAGCGCCGTGTTGGCCCCTGGCTGGGTTTTCCTCATCTTTGCGGAGCAGCCTTCCGCAGCGACCTTGCTGGGCGGCACCGTGGTGCTTGGCTCCATCTTTTCGTATATCGTCATGACCCGGCAAAGGGCGTGA
- a CDS encoding PA2779 family protein gives MWNRIVKYACYITIVCMMVLNVSVPMAKAEMISTETSIAASQSEANRDLVRSFFQRDDLRQALTERGINVDEAQARIDSLSDEEVASLADRIQDMPAGAGALGTILGAALLVFIILLITDIAGATDVFPFVKKQ, from the coding sequence ATGTGGAATAGAATAGTCAAGTATGCCTGTTACATCACCATTGTCTGCATGATGGTGCTGAACGTATCCGTGCCCATGGCCAAAGCGGAGATGATCTCCACCGAGACGTCCATTGCCGCCAGCCAGAGCGAGGCAAACCGCGACCTGGTTCGCTCGTTTTTCCAGCGGGACGACCTGCGGCAGGCCCTGACCGAGCGAGGAATCAATGTGGATGAGGCCCAGGCCCGTATCGATAGCCTCTCGGACGAGGAAGTCGCTTCCCTGGCTGATCGCATCCAGGACATGCCCGCTGGTGCGGGTGCGCTGGGAACGATCCTCGGCGCGGCGTTGCTGGTGTTCATCATCCTTTTGATCACGGATATCGCCGGGGCCACTGACGTGTTCCCGTTCGTGAAGAAGCAGTAG
- a CDS encoding TetR/AcrR family transcriptional regulator — protein MTRIEQKKERKREAILRAAWEVFLSEGYLGAGMDRIAKKAGVTKQTVYRYFESKEQLFQACLEARREDNGSEFLKELDREDTRLALSRFAAGFLAHHMSEEHLAGIRLLIAEGPEAPELTRAFYAAGPRDTRTRLARFIEERCHAEDTEYAVRMLLDTLLSMRMGVLVGLHAPPSPEEITEHAGRTVRQFMKLCS, from the coding sequence ATGACAAGGATCGAGCAGAAAAAGGAGCGGAAGCGGGAGGCCATTCTGAGGGCCGCCTGGGAGGTGTTTCTTTCCGAAGGATACCTTGGTGCGGGCATGGACAGGATCGCGAAAAAGGCCGGGGTGACCAAACAGACGGTCTACCGCTATTTCGAGTCCAAGGAGCAGCTCTTCCAGGCCTGCCTGGAGGCCCGCCGGGAAGACAATGGGAGTGAATTTCTCAAAGAATTGGACAGGGAAGATACCCGACTGGCGCTGAGCCGCTTTGCCGCCGGTTTTCTCGCCCACCACATGTCCGAAGAGCATCTGGCAGGCATCCGGCTGCTCATCGCGGAGGGACCGGAGGCGCCGGAACTGACGCGCGCCTTCTACGCGGCTGGGCCGCGTGATACCCGGACCCGGCTGGCCCGGTTCATTGAAGAGCGATGCCACGCAGAGGACACGGAGTATGCGGTCAGGATGCTGCTGGATACCCTCCTCTCCATGCGTATGGGCGTCCTCGTCGGCCTGCACGCCCCGCCTTCGCCCGAAGAAATCACCGAGCACGCCGGGCGCACCGTACGACAGTTCATGAAACTCTGTTCCTGA
- a CDS encoding sensor domain-containing diguanylate cyclase, whose amino-acid sequence MTLRIGRVDQLGQTQNDQQSSLLAAIARSAEELTSGKGWPDGVIDLMADLGRITRVSRVWIFQLIELTDEYIVQDYPFEWADCPEHVQLAMPRFSVFRKDLRQASEEYRRIVASRQRGEWQSVITEQLEDGEFKDDLRSQNILSMLTIPIIVEGKWWGILGFDDCLRKYHWSDVEIALLRTATYLISNAILRDRLSSRTKQFEILQGITESSAWELDIINGHFWCSPELFATSTRLTDNIHMSLFAMLRRIHPQDRKGVFDSIREHVAQDKTTFREDLRLIRDDGSLVWVEVIAKLSANRDGRLRKLSGIAVEIRQRKEAEEKLRHEANTDPLTGADNRGSFDKRFNRLMRRFEETGKSFSLLLLDVDYFKKVNDTWGHSIGDDVLCHISALCQQNLRGSDMLARIGGEEFAILLPGIDEKVASNIGERIRKDVESTPIWVEKKRINQTVSIGVAGLPADTPCHTRNILYELADKALYAAKRKGRNILVSCRDLPPTDAAPQG is encoded by the coding sequence ATGACATTACGCATAGGCCGCGTTGACCAGCTCGGTCAGACACAGAACGATCAACAGAGCAGCCTGCTCGCCGCCATCGCAAGGAGCGCCGAGGAACTGACCAGCGGCAAGGGCTGGCCCGACGGCGTCATAGACCTGATGGCCGACCTCGGCCGCATCACCCGCGTCAGCAGAGTTTGGATATTCCAGCTCATCGAACTCACCGACGAGTATATCGTTCAGGATTACCCCTTCGAATGGGCTGACTGCCCCGAGCACGTCCAGCTCGCCATGCCCCGTTTCAGCGTGTTTCGCAAAGACCTGCGCCAGGCCTCCGAGGAATACCGCCGAATAGTGGCCAGCAGGCAACGGGGCGAGTGGCAGAGCGTGATTACGGAACAACTGGAGGACGGCGAATTCAAGGACGACCTGCGCTCGCAGAACATCCTCTCCATGCTCACCATCCCCATCATCGTCGAAGGGAAATGGTGGGGCATACTGGGTTTCGACGACTGCCTCCGGAAATACCACTGGAGCGACGTGGAAATCGCGCTCCTGAGAACGGCCACCTACCTCATTTCCAACGCGATCCTGCGGGACAGGCTCTCCTCCAGGACCAAGCAATTCGAAATCCTGCAAGGCATTACCGAATCCAGTGCATGGGAGCTGGACATCATCAACGGACACTTCTGGTGCAGCCCGGAGTTGTTCGCTACCTCGACCAGACTCACCGACAATATCCACATGTCCCTGTTCGCCATGTTGCGACGCATTCATCCGCAGGACCGCAAGGGCGTATTCGACAGCATCCGGGAGCACGTAGCGCAGGATAAGACAACCTTCCGTGAGGACCTGCGCCTGATCAGGGATGACGGAAGCCTCGTCTGGGTGGAGGTAATCGCCAAGCTTTCCGCCAACAGGGACGGCAGGTTGCGCAAGCTATCCGGAATCGCGGTGGAAATCCGCCAACGCAAGGAAGCGGAGGAGAAGCTCCGCCATGAGGCGAACACCGACCCGCTCACCGGCGCGGACAACCGGGGGAGCTTCGACAAGCGGTTCAACCGCCTGATGCGGCGGTTTGAAGAAACGGGGAAGTCCTTTTCCCTCCTTCTGCTCGACGTTGATTACTTCAAAAAGGTAAACGACACGTGGGGGCACTCCATCGGCGATGACGTCCTGTGCCACATCTCGGCACTCTGCCAGCAAAACCTGCGGGGGTCGGACATGCTGGCCCGCATCGGGGGAGAAGAGTTCGCCATTCTGCTGCCCGGCATAGATGAAAAGGTCGCTAGTAACATCGGAGAACGCATCCGAAAAGACGTCGAATCGACGCCCATATGGGTGGAAAAGAAACGAATTAACCAGACCGTCAGTATAGGCGTCGCAGGGCTTCCCGCAGACACTCCATGCCATACCCGCAACATACTGTACGAGCTCGCCGACAAGGCTCTCTATGCGGCAAAGAGAAAAGGGCGCAACATCCTGGTGTCCTGCCGCGACCTTCCCCCGACAGACGCCGCGCCACAGGGTTAG